One part of the Phragmites australis chromosome 3, lpPhrAust1.1, whole genome shotgun sequence genome encodes these proteins:
- the LOC133912057 gene encoding nuclear transcription factor Y subunit C-2-like — MDNQPLPYSTAQPPATGGAPVPGVPGAAGPPPVPHHHLLQQQQAQLQAFWAYQRQEAERASASDFKNHQLPLARIKKIMKADEDVRMISAEAPVLFAKACELFILELTIRSWLHAEENKRRTLQRNDVAAAIARTDVFDFLVDIVPREEAKEEPGTAVLGFAAAGGGAVGAGAASGAPAAGMPYCYPPMGQPAPMMPAWHVPAWDPAWQQGAADVDQSGNFGEDDQGFAAGHGGAASFPPAPPSSE; from the coding sequence ATGGACAACCAGCCGCTGCCCTACTCCACCGCGCAGCCCCCCGCGACCGGTGGAGCCCCGGTGCCCGGCGTGCCTGGCGCTGCCGGCCCACCGCCGGTGCCGCACCACCACCtgctccagcagcagcaggcccaGCTACAGGCGTTCTGGGCGTACCAGCGGCAGGAGGCGGAGCGCGCGTCGGCGTCGGACTTCAAGAACCACCAGCTGCCGCTGGCCCGGATCAAGAAGATCATGAAGGCGGACGAGGACGTGCGCATGATCTCCGCGGAGGCGCCCGTGCTCTTCGCCAAGGCCTGCGAGCTCTTCATCCTCGAGCTCACCATCCGCTCCTGGCTGCACGCCGAGGAGAACAAGCGCCGCACCCTGCAGCGCAAcgacgtcgccgccgccatcgcgcGCACCGACGTCTTCGACTTCCTCGTCGACATCGTGCCGCGcgaggaggccaaggaggagccCGGCACCGCCGTCCTTGGGTTCGCGGCGGCCGGGGGTGGCGCCGTTGGAGCTGGCGCGGCAAGCGGAGCTCCCGCGGCCGGGATGCCATACTGCTACCCGCCAATGGGACAGCCGGCGCCAATGATGCCGGCATGGCACGTCCCGGCGTGGGATCCGGCGTGGCAGCAAGGGGCTGCGGATGTCGATCAAAGCGGAAATTTCGGGGAGGATGACCAAGGGTTTGCAGCAGGCCATGGCGGTGCAGCTAGCTTTCCCCCGGCACCTCCGAGCTCCGAGTGA